In Coffea eugenioides isolate CCC68of unplaced genomic scaffold, Ceug_1.0 ScVebR1_1573;HRSCAF=2446, whole genome shotgun sequence, one genomic interval encodes:
- the LOC113755559 gene encoding uncharacterized protein LOC113755559 translates to MPRSSRTGELQYNPEIEKTARALRKATRERAEASSSSTGHNSVVDFVDSFNLNQQPLCITYPTLEVAFELKSGLIHLLPSFHGLPGEDPHKHLKEFHVVCSTMKPQGVTEEQIKLRAFPFSLADKAKDWLYYLPSGSISTWTDMKKHFLEKFFPASRAASIRKDICGIRQFNGETLHEYWERFKQLCASCPHHQIPDQLFIQYFYEGLSQTDRRIIDAASGGSLVNKTPTEARNLISSMAANAQQFGDRQDNTTRRVNEVSNSSIEQRLDCLTSLVEKLAIGQMQQLKTCGICYGSSHPTDMCPTLQDDSTEQANAVGFPGPPQRRYDPYANTYNPGWRDHPNFNYAVRPPGFPHQSQYQPRPQLSQQQPAPKSVHNLENQMSQLASTVNRLESQLSGKLPSQTIVNPKQNASAITLRSGKELPEPSKKISEQAIEEELEKEGNVSQPRALEQPDFGEKSTQVVTPPPPFPSRLAKSKKQEQEQEILDTFRKVEVNIPLLDAIKQIPRYAKFLKELCTGKKKLKGNEKVHMGENVSAVLQKKLPPKCKDPGMFTVPCKIGNIKIEKAMLDLGASINVMPRSIYNLMNIGPLKETGVIIQLADRSNAYPDGVLEDILVQIDNLIFPADFYVLDMEDDNSNSSPILLGRPFLKTARTKIDVFTGTLTMEFDGDVIKFSIYDAMKYPGESHSIFVIDVIDSEVIFELNSLCPEFSNVSYLELPLSHSQLLPSIVQAPNVELKQLPDNLKYAFLGDGDTLPVIISSKLTALEEEKLIRVLKDHKEAIGWTVDDIKGLSPATCMHRILLEDGIIYPISDSKWVSPVQVVPKKTGITVIENPKDVGKVAGKSHYCCLDGFSGIILGHVVSAKGIEVDKAKDVVFHFDDNCKSAFDTLKGSLTSAPVVRPPNWSLPFEIMCDASNFAVGAVLGQKEGRASYVIYYASRTLDALKYLLNKKEAKPRLIRWILLLQEFNLEIKDKRGAENMVADHLSRLINSEGPAPLKDNFPDEHLFVVQKTTPWCVSKEEVPSILSFCHSYACGGHFGPKRTARKVI, encoded by the exons ATGCCtagatcttctcgtacaggtgaactGCAATATAATCCTGAGATAGAGAAGACTGCTCGTGCATTGAGAAAAGCAACAAGAGAACGAGCAGAGGCATCCTCCTCATCTACTGGACATAATtcagtagtagattttgtggatTCATTTA ATTTAAATCAACAGCCCCTATGCATTACTTATCCTACATTAGAGGttgcatttgagttaaaatctggacTAATCCATTTACTTCCTTCTTTTCATGGCTTACCAGGTGAAGATCCCCACAAGCATCTCAAAGAATTCCATGTGGTTTGCTCGACAATGAAACCCCAGGGAGTCACAGaggagcaaattaaattaagagcctttccattttccttagccgaTAAAGCTAAGGATTGGCTCTATTATCTGCCCTCTGGGTCAATATCCACATGGACAGACATGAAGAAgcattttctagaaaaattctttcctgCATCCCGAGCTGCAAGCATTAGGAAAGACATCTGTGGAATTCGACAATTCAATGGAGAGACTCTACATGAATATTGGGAAAGATTCAAGCAACTATGTGCTAGTTGTcctcatcatcaaattcctgaCCAACTCTTCAtccagtatttttatgagggtcTGTCCCAAACTGACAGAAGAATTATTGATGCTGCCAGTGGGGGCTCCTTAGTGAATAAAACACCCACGGAGGCAAGAAATTTGATATCGAGTATGGCTGCAAATGCTCAACAATTTGGAGACAGGCAGGATAACACGACTCGTAGAGTCAATGAGGTAAGTAATTCTTCAATAGAGCAAAGATTAGATTGTCTAACTTCTTTGGTTGAAAAGTTAGCTATAGgacaaatgcagcaattgaaaacATGTGGAATCTGCTATGGTTCGAGTCATCCAACAGATATGTGCCCCACACTCCAAGATGATTCGACTGAGCAGGCTAATGCAGTTGGATTTCCAGGACCACCTCAGAGACGGTATGATCCCTATGCAAACACCTATAATCCAGGATGGAGGGATCAtcctaattttaattatgcaGTAAGGCCACCAGGATTTCCACATCAGTCACAATATCAACCTAGACCTCAACTTTCACAGCAACAACCTGCTCCTAAATCAG ttcataatttggagaatcaaatgaGCCAGTTAGCTTCCACAGTCAATAGATTGGAATCCCAATTATCTGGAAAGCTACCTTCGCAGACAATTGTCAACCCCAAGCAAAATGCTAGTGCCATCACATTAAGAAGTGGCAAAGAGTTGCCTGAGCCgagcaagaaaatttctgaacaAGCAATCGAGGAAGAGCTCGAAAAAGAGGGGAATGTGTCTCAACCTAGAGCCTTGGAACAaccagattttggagaaaaatcaacACAAGTGGTTACACCTCCGCCTCCATTTCCTAGTCGACTGGCAAAGTCCAAAAAGCAAGAGCAAGAACAGgagattttggacacttttcgaaaagttgaggtaaatatccctcttttagatgcaattaagcaaattcctagatatgctaaatttttgaaggagttatgcactggtaagaaaaagttgaaaggaaacgagaaagtgcatatgggagaaaatgtttcggcagttttgcagaaaaaattgcctcctaaatgcaaggacccaggtatgtttactgtcccttgcaaaataggtaatattaaaattgaaaaagctatGTTGGATTTGGGTGCTTCGATAAATGTTATGCCTCGTTCTATTTATAATTTGATGAACATTGGGCCTTTAAAAGAGACGGGCGTAATAATTCAACTGGCTGATCGATCAAATGCCTATCCTGATGGAGTTTTGGAGGATATTTTAGTGCAaattgataatttgatttttcctgcagatttttatgtgcttgataTGGAGGATGATAATTCTAATTCATCTCCAATACTGTTAGGGAGACCATTTTTGAAAACTgctagaacaaaaattgatgttttcactggcacattgactatggaatttgatggtgatgttattaaatttagtatttatgatgccatgaaatatcctggtgaatctcattcaatttttgttatagatgtaattgattct gaagttatttttgaattgaattctCTTTGTCCAGAATTTTCCAATGTGTCTTACTTGGAATTACCTCTGTCTCATTCACAGCTTTTGCCATCTATTGTGCAAGCCCCGAATGTGGAATTAAAGCAGTTACCGGATAATTTAAAGTATGCATTCTTGGGAGATGGAGATACACTCCCAGTAATAATTTCCAGTAAATTGACTGCTTTAgaggaagaaaaactaattcGGGTGTTGAAGGACCACAAGGAGGCAATAGGATGGACAGTGGATGACATAAAAGGATTAAGTCCAGCCACTTGCATGCATCGCATCTTGTTAGAAGATG GTATAATCTATCCCATTTCGGATAGTAAGTGGGTAAGTCCTGTTCAAGTAGTTCCTAAAAAGACAGGAATTACTgttattgaaaatcctaaaG atgttGGAAAGGTTGCAGGAAAATCTCATTATTGCtgtcttgatggtttttcag GCATAATTTTAGGCCATGTGGTATCTGCAAAAGGAATTGAGGTAGATAAGGCTAAG gatgtggtatttcattttgatgatAATTGCAAGAGTGCATTTGACACGCTCAAGGGATCATTGACTTCAGCACCAGTGGTTCGACCACCAAACTGGAGTCTTCCTTTCGAGATAATGTGTGATGCCAGCAATTTTGCTGTTGGTGCAGTACTTGGCCAGAAGGAGGGCAGAGCTTCTTATGTAATTTATTATGCCTCGAGGACATTGGATG cttTGAAATATTTGCTCAACAAGAAAGAGGCCAAACCACGACTTATAAGGTGGATTCTCCTACTGCAagaatttaatttggaaattaaagACAAAAGGGGTGCCGAAAATATGGTTGCTGATCATCTCAGTCGTTTGATCAATAGTGAAGGACCTGCTCCCTTGAAGGATAATTTTCCAGATGAGCATCTTTTTGTAGTTCAAAAGACAACTCCCTG GTGTGTGTCTAAAGAAGAGGTtccatcaattttatctttttgtcaCTCATATGCGTGTGGTGGACATTTTGGCCCTAAGCGAACTGCAAGAAAG GTAATTTAA